One genomic segment of Borrelia miyamotoi includes these proteins:
- the ybeY gene encoding rRNA maturation RNase YbeY, translating into MAKQDLNLWTEGVKFKHLDAYYNFILSVLGFLCIKEYEIAVVLCNNTYIQKLNSKFRKKFEPTDVLSFSYLEESGRISHKIQGDLIISLEYLEFNSLEFNVEIYDELQRTTIHGILHLIGYTHETNDFQSEEMLIIQEKVLREIGKVF; encoded by the coding sequence TTGGCAAAACAAGATTTAAACTTATGGACAGAGGGTGTTAAATTTAAGCATTTGGATGCTTATTATAATTTTATTTTATCTGTTCTGGGTTTTCTTTGCATTAAAGAATATGAGATTGCTGTTGTCCTTTGTAACAATACGTACATTCAAAAGTTAAATAGTAAATTTAGAAAAAAATTTGAACCTACTGATGTTCTTTCTTTTAGTTATCTTGAGGAAAGTGGGCGGATAAGTCATAAAATACAAGGTGATCTTATAATATCTCTTGAATACTTAGAGTTTAATTCTTTAGAATTTAATGTTGAAATCTACGATGAGCTTCAAAGAACTACTATCCATGGTATTTTGCATTTAATAGGATATACTCATGAAACAAACGACTTTCAAAGTGAAGAGATGTTAATTATTCAAGAAAAAGTTTTAAGAGAAATCGGAAAGGTATTTTGA
- a CDS encoding tetratricopeptide repeat protein: MNLRRFLAILLVFNLNFGSLIGATTTAIEYYQKAQTYYLMQKYYDAIDELLEAVKINPNYYEAYKFIAKIYYLLKIYNQAQFFIEKAYKMSNGDTEYKILYANILLKNNGIEQAKKFYSEVLSTQKNNIDALVGLATIFEEEGLLVAAANYYLSILEYDQSNYNAFEHLMNIYEKLNMNNKAQYLINKVRSNFISFPSFHKKVTEFSIKTNSLGVAEKYAQNYLMLVKTTYKDLGLVDAYRLLALVYLYQSKYEDASAALQKALFVDQDSAELYYLLGYSYLKLGEVSKAVLNLERAKDMKKDLEFYNIALEESFFVSNFRSSLQKSIGTNIEISKRYENEGVKAFKNLSLDRAIFNVKNAIDIYPDNDSARFLLAKIYKFMKLDMMAYEELYYLVEQRKSTDTKILDFYDIVAFDIRSSLFFRYGYKTISDLNKLYDNQTVYKIGIFTQNENKVFGANDLILRYAERILDRDLNMEVVNYRFDYDKNKDYLVSSFSEEFSYARNNNLDLFLMFDLDVDVFKNSASLKVDVFSGKTGVKVQTFNYNSAGVLYLSDILTSFYKDFNDYLPKRGQILKINKDDVLMNLGHLNDVKRGDIFLVLKEGALKYNSDSSSFISYSKSDILGEIFVEEVGDYISRGILRSPALLRDYIQEGYTVFIKK; this comes from the coding sequence ATGAATTTAAGGAGATTTTTAGCAATATTGTTGGTTTTCAATTTAAATTTTGGTAGTTTAATAGGTGCTACTACAACTGCAATCGAATATTATCAAAAAGCACAAACATATTATCTTATGCAAAAGTATTATGATGCTATCGATGAGCTTCTTGAAGCTGTGAAGATTAATCCTAATTATTATGAAGCATATAAATTTATTGCAAAAATTTATTATTTATTGAAGATATATAATCAGGCTCAATTTTTCATAGAGAAAGCCTATAAAATGTCAAATGGTGATACCGAATATAAGATTCTTTATGCAAATATCTTGCTTAAGAATAATGGGATAGAACAGGCTAAAAAATTTTATTCGGAAGTTCTTTCTACTCAAAAAAATAATATTGATGCTTTGGTGGGACTTGCTACAATCTTTGAGGAAGAAGGTTTACTTGTCGCAGCTGCTAATTATTATCTATCTATTCTTGAGTATGATCAATCGAATTATAATGCATTTGAGCATCTTATGAATATTTATGAGAAATTAAATATGAATAATAAGGCTCAGTATTTAATAAACAAAGTTAGAAGCAATTTTATTTCTTTTCCAAGTTTTCATAAAAAGGTAACAGAATTTTCTATTAAGACTAATAGTTTAGGGGTTGCTGAGAAATATGCTCAAAATTACTTAATGTTAGTGAAAACTACTTATAAAGACCTTGGACTTGTTGATGCTTACCGTTTACTTGCTCTTGTTTATTTGTATCAGTCTAAATATGAAGATGCTTCTGCTGCTCTTCAAAAGGCACTATTTGTTGATCAAGATTCTGCTGAGCTTTATTATTTGCTTGGTTATTCTTATTTGAAGCTTGGGGAAGTTAGTAAAGCTGTTTTAAACTTGGAAAGGGCCAAGGATATGAAAAAGGACTTAGAGTTTTATAATATAGCTCTTGAGGAAAGCTTTTTTGTTTCTAATTTTAGGAGTTCTCTTCAAAAAAGTATTGGTACTAACATCGAGATTTCTAAGAGATATGAAAATGAGGGAGTTAAGGCTTTTAAGAATTTGAGTTTAGATAGGGCAATATTTAATGTAAAGAATGCTATTGATATTTATCCTGATAATGATAGTGCTAGGTTTTTACTTGCGAAAATCTATAAGTTTATGAAGTTGGATATGATGGCTTATGAGGAACTTTATTATTTAGTAGAGCAGAGGAAGAGCACAGATACTAAGATTTTGGATTTTTATGATATAGTTGCATTTGATATTCGAAGTTCTTTGTTTTTTAGATATGGTTATAAGACCATTAGTGATTTAAACAAGCTTTATGATAATCAAACAGTTTATAAGATAGGTATTTTTACTCAAAATGAGAACAAAGTTTTTGGTGCAAATGATCTGATTTTAAGATATGCTGAGCGGATACTCGATCGAGATCTAAATATGGAAGTAGTTAATTATAGGTTTGATTATGATAAAAATAAGGATTATTTGGTAAGTAGTTTTTCTGAAGAATTCTCTTATGCAAGAAATAATAATCTTGATTTATTTTTAATGTTCGATCTTGATGTAGATGTTTTTAAAAATTCAGCTAGTTTAAAGGTAGATGTTTTTTCAGGTAAAACGGGAGTTAAGGTTCAAACTTTTAACTATAATTCTGCAGGAGTTCTATATTTAAGCGATATTTTAACTTCTTTTTATAAGGATTTTAATGATTATTTACCTAAAAGGGGACAAATACTTAAGATTAATAAAGATGATGTTCTGATGAACCTTGGTCATTTAAATGATGTAAAGAGAGGTGACATCTTTTTAGTTCTTAAAGAGGGGGCTTTAAAG
- the trxA gene encoding thioredoxin, with protein MVVSLTKQEFIDRVFDYQNNKEWSFKGGKPAVIDFYADWCGPCKMLVPIYDELSKEYGDKIDFYKVNTDKEHEISMALGVQSLPTILFIPIGEKPKVSVGFIQKDSFEETMKDLFKI; from the coding sequence ATGGTAGTTAGTTTAACTAAGCAGGAATTTATTGATAGGGTTTTTGATTATCAAAACAATAAAGAATGGAGCTTTAAGGGAGGTAAACCTGCAGTGATTGATTTTTATGCTGATTGGTGTGGTCCATGTAAAATGCTTGTTCCGATTTATGATGAGCTTTCAAAAGAATATGGAGATAAAATTGATTTTTACAAAGTAAATACTGATAAGGAGCATGAAATTTCTATGGCACTTGGTGTTCAAAGTCTGCCTACTATTCTTTTTATTCCTATTGGAGAAAAGCCAAAAGTTTCTGTTGGTTTTATTCAAAAAGATTCTTTTGAAGAGACAATGAAAGATTTGTTTAAAATTTAG
- a CDS encoding hemolysin family protein yields MFKFLNFKNKKIKVGECKDIEGKSRFETSLLKNFNSLKETIVKEIMIPRISVVFVDYSGSKDEILRVVTSSNHSRFPVYRETIDDIIGIIHTKDILFHMCKRDFYDIDLKDIMRKVMFVPESKKIDSLLKEFQESHIHIAIVVDEYGGVSGLVTLEDILEEIVGDIQDEFDNELDEIVPLDDGSYLCTARVLIEDLNEALGLSLPDGDFDTLGGFVYDLFGRIPLKNEKIEYNNLTFTIKNMHQRNIKVIKISQKEGL; encoded by the coding sequence ATGTTCAAGTTTTTGAATTTTAAAAATAAAAAAATAAAAGTTGGTGAGTGTAAAGATATTGAGGGCAAGTCAAGATTTGAGACTTCTTTGCTGAAAAATTTTAATTCTCTTAAGGAAACAATTGTGAAAGAAATTATGATTCCAAGAATAAGTGTAGTTTTTGTTGATTATTCTGGAAGCAAGGATGAGATTTTAAGGGTTGTAACATCTAGTAATCATTCAAGATTTCCCGTTTATAGGGAAACAATAGATGATATTATTGGAATAATTCATACAAAAGACATACTTTTCCATATGTGTAAAAGAGATTTTTATGACATAGATCTAAAAGATATTATGCGAAAAGTTATGTTCGTTCCTGAGAGTAAAAAGATTGATTCACTTTTAAAAGAGTTTCAAGAGAGTCATATTCATATTGCTATTGTGGTTGATGAATATGGCGGGGTTTCAGGACTTGTTACACTTGAAGATATTCTTGAAGAAATTGTGGGGGATATTCAGGACGAATTTGATAATGAGCTAGATGAAATAGTGCCTCTTGATGATGGAAGTTATCTTTGTACTGCTAGAGTTTTGATTGAAGATTTAAATGAGGCGCTTGGATTAAGTCTTCCAGATGGGGACTTTGATACTCTTGGGGGGTTTGTTTACGATTTATTTGGAAGAATTCCTTTAAAAAATGAAAAGATAGAATATAATAATTTAACGTTTACTATTAAGAATATGCATCAGAGAAACATTAAAGTAATAAAAATTTCCCAGAAGGAAGGTTTATGA